One Punica granatum isolate Tunisia-2019 chromosome 3, ASM765513v2, whole genome shotgun sequence genomic window carries:
- the LOC116198826 gene encoding uncharacterized protein LOC116198826 isoform X2 produces the protein MELVSADIRNWWKAWDLRLVVLFSGLLQVILVITGSRRKSINKSPLKALVWSIYLTADSVATLALGILSNRLANIKEATGKIDPNDQLIAFWSPFLLLHLGGPDTITAYSLEDNELWLRHFARLVVQTGLACYIFFLALTGSPLSVLASVMIVVGFIKYGERTLSLYLASKDQLQDSMQTPPESGPIYPRIVEQHSLSREEGYNVSVDRVIEVQAPEDLSTDGDVHDEKASDLLKASSLFQIFNLLFVDLILSLSDLGSSKSMFKDMASENAFRIIEIELSFMFDILYTKGIILYKRWGILGRIITLCLTCGVLVFFFVAEWKNYTRVDICVTFSLLGIAILLEIYSILLMVSSDWARVWALRNRNRYEAKVIDSLQFCRQPRWSNTVAQFSLLRLSLSQKPWILQNSPKLAKFYGKLQIYFNISYKPFQNNMKEWICSHLKEKAELLNPSNIRGADVRTVSSVYEAGGILRKKNHHEMTWSTDNIEFDQSILIWHIATELCHFYDRKRMRERHGEAMTNYKG, from the exons ATGGAGCTAGTTAGTGCAGACATCAGAAACTGGTGGAAGGCATGGGACTTGCGGTTGGTTGTCCTCTTCAGCGGCCTCCTGCAGGTAATACTTGTCATCACGGGCAGCCGAAGGAAGTCCATTAATAAATCCCCCCTTAAAGCCTTAGTGTGGTCCATCTACCTAACTGCTGACTCGGTCGCAACTCTTGCCCTGGGCATCCTCTCGAACCGGCTAGCAAACATCAAGGAGGCGACCGGGAAGATTGATCCCAATGACCAGCTCATCGCGTTCTGGTCCCCATTCCTCTTGCTCCACCTCGGTGGCCCCGACACAATCACGGCATACTCCTTGGAAGACAACGAGTTGTGGCTCCGTCACTTTGCTCGGCTGGTCGTGCAGACCGGGCTGGCATGCTACATATTTTTCCTGGCCCTGACGGGGTCCCCCCTCTCAGTCCTGGCCTCGGTCATGATCGTCGTGGGGTTCATCAAGTACGGAGAGCGGACCCTATCCCTATACTTGGCTAGCAAGGACCAGCTGCAAGACTCCATGCAAACTCCTCCTGAATCGGGTCCCATATATCCCAGAATAGTGGAACAGCACAGCTTGAGTAGAGAAGAAGGGTACAACGTGTCGGTTGATAGGGTTATCGAGGTTCAGGCACCAGAAGACCTTTCCACTGATGGGGATGTTCATGACGAGAAGGCAAGCGATCTGCTCAAGGCCTCCAGCCTCTTCCAGATCTTCAATCTCCTCTTTGTCGACCTGATCTTGAGCCTCAGTGATCTCGGCAGCAGTAAGTCCATGTTCAAGGACATGGCCTCTGAAAATGCATTCAGGATAATTGAGATTGAGCTCAGTTTCATGTTCGACATTCTGTACACTAAAGGGATAATCCTATACAAACGTTGGGGTATCCTTGGGCGCattataactctttgtttaaCCTGTGGTGTGCTCGTGTTTTTCTTCGTGGCTGAGTGGAAGAACTACACGAGAGTCGATATATGCGTaactttctctcttcttggCATAGCTATTCTGCTGGAGATATACAGCATCTTGCTAATGGTTTCATCCGATTGGGCAAGGGTGTGGGCTCTCAGAAACCGAAATCGATATGAAGCTAAGGTCATTGATTCTCTTCAGTTTTGCCGACAACCCAGGTGGTCGAACACAGTGGCACAATTTAGCCTTCTGCGGCTGTCTCTTAGCCAAAAACCTTGGATACTCCAGAACTCGCCAAAGCTAGCAAAGTTCTATGGGAAGCTGCAAATATACTTCAATATATCCTACAAGCCCTTCCAGAACAACATGAAGGAGTGGATTTGCAGCCATCTGAAGGAGAAAGCGGAACTGCTCAATCCTTCCAACATAAGGGGGGCTGACGTTAGGACGGTGTCTTCAGTTTATGAAGCTGGTGGTATCCTCCGAAAGAAGAACCACCACGAAATGACATGGAGCACCGACAACATCGAGTTCGACCAGAGCATCCTCATCTGGCACATCGCCACCGAGCTCTGCCATTTCTATGACCGGAAAAGGATGCGCGAGAGGCACGGTGAAGCCATGACGAACTACAAG GGATAG
- the LOC116201872 gene encoding uncharacterized protein PHLOEM PROTEIN 2-LIKE A4-like isoform X1, giving the protein MAQQEWPLKQKHYAILNYARIRVDPQNRFKPDQQRDLRKKLQDGLFFSNTLKYWASNSGKDCFALYARRLQITGSDDNSCWIWDQDQDQETEDRKVEVAESVKVRWLEARTRFSTVNLQQSATYNVYFVVKVKEQKMLNVPLNVKLVLPDGSKQETQRSVSSLDKWERLLVGTFRTAYNTIGMLDISLQQVDDKWKERIVIKCVEIVAQD; this is encoded by the exons ATGGCGCAGCAGGAGTGGCCGCTGAAGCAGAAGCACTATGCTATTCTGAATTATGCGCGCATTAGGGTCGATCCGCAGAACCGGTTCAAACCTGACCAGCAACGTGATCTGCGGAAGAAGCTCCAGGATGGCTTATTCTTCAGCAATACATTG AAATACTGGGCAAGCAACAGTGGCAAGGATTGTTTCGCACTGTATGCGAGGCGTTTGCAAATCACCGGAAGCGATGATAATTCGTGCTGGATCTGGGACCAGGATCAGGACCAGGAGACAGA AGATCGAAAAGTTGAAGTAGCAGAATCGGTTAAAGTAAGATGGCTAGAGGCGCGGACCCGGTTTAGCACTGTCAATCTCCAGCAAAGCGCGACATATAATGTGTATTTTGTGGTGAAAGTGAAGGAACAGAAAATGCTGAATGTTCCCCTCAACGTCAAGCTTGTTCTTCCGGACGGAAGCAAGCAGGAAACTCAAAGAAGTGTTTCAAGCCTGGATAAGTGGGAAAGACTGCTTGTTGGTACATTCCGTACCGCGTACAACACCATCGGGATGTTAGATATCTCTTTGCAGCAAGTAGACGACAAGTGGAAGGAGAGGATCGTCATCAAATGTGTCGAGATTGTTGCCCAGGATTAA
- the LOC116201872 gene encoding uncharacterized protein PHLOEM PROTEIN 2-LIKE A4-like isoform X2 codes for MITLVNRNSILVRENHTIKLWVQKYWASNSGKDCFALYARRLQITGSDDNSCWIWDQDQDQETEDRKVEVAESVKVRWLEARTRFSTVNLQQSATYNVYFVVKVKEQKMLNVPLNVKLVLPDGSKQETQRSVSSLDKWERLLVGTFRTAYNTIGMLDISLQQVDDKWKERIVIKCVEIVAQD; via the exons ATGATTACTCTGGTGAACAGAAATAGTATCTTAGTTCGAGAAAATCACACAATTAAATTGTGGGTGCAGAAATACTGGGCAAGCAACAGTGGCAAGGATTGTTTCGCACTGTATGCGAGGCGTTTGCAAATCACCGGAAGCGATGATAATTCGTGCTGGATCTGGGACCAGGATCAGGACCAGGAGACAGA AGATCGAAAAGTTGAAGTAGCAGAATCGGTTAAAGTAAGATGGCTAGAGGCGCGGACCCGGTTTAGCACTGTCAATCTCCAGCAAAGCGCGACATATAATGTGTATTTTGTGGTGAAAGTGAAGGAACAGAAAATGCTGAATGTTCCCCTCAACGTCAAGCTTGTTCTTCCGGACGGAAGCAAGCAGGAAACTCAAAGAAGTGTTTCAAGCCTGGATAAGTGGGAAAGACTGCTTGTTGGTACATTCCGTACCGCGTACAACACCATCGGGATGTTAGATATCTCTTTGCAGCAAGTAGACGACAAGTGGAAGGAGAGGATCGTCATCAAATGTGTCGAGATTGTTGCCCAGGATTAA
- the LOC116198826 gene encoding uncharacterized protein LOC116198826 isoform X1 — translation MELVSADIRNWWKAWDLRLVVLFSGLLQVILVITGSRRKSINKSPLKALVWSIYLTADSVATLALGILSNRLANIKEATGKIDPNDQLIAFWSPFLLLHLGGPDTITAYSLEDNELWLRHFARLVVQTGLACYIFFLALTGSPLSVLASVMIVVGFIKYGERTLSLYLASKDQLQDSMQTPPESGPIYPRIVEQHSLSREEGYNVSVDRVIEVQAPEDLSTDGDVHDEKASDLLKASSLFQIFNLLFVDLILSLSDLGSSKSMFKDMASENAFRIIEIELSFMFDILYTKGIILYKRWGILGRIITLCLTCGVLVFFFVAEWKNYTRVDICVTFSLLGIAILLEIYSILLMVSSDWARVWALRNRNRYEAKVIDSLQFCRQPRWSNTVAQFSLLRLSLSQKPWILQNSPKLAKFYGKLQIYFNISYKPFQNNMKEWICSHLKEKAELLNPSNIRGADVRTVSSVYEAGGILRKKNHHEMTWSTDNIEFDQSILIWHIATELCHFYDRKRMRERHGEAMTNYKVSKIVSRYMLYLLVMHPSMVPTGIGQLRYADTSLEAKKYFEDQRSRSTKQDTENKAALARWLDKILKRKRESESEKNCSCSDVLHRSAKSRALCEACHWLLDVNTELPPHHTKGEKSKSVLFDACELASQLKKIDGPRKRWSLISKVWAEALLFAACHCGGYQHAKRLSKGGELLSHVWLLMAHLGISEQVRTSEGHAIAKLLRK, via the coding sequence ATGGAGCTAGTTAGTGCAGACATCAGAAACTGGTGGAAGGCATGGGACTTGCGGTTGGTTGTCCTCTTCAGCGGCCTCCTGCAGGTAATACTTGTCATCACGGGCAGCCGAAGGAAGTCCATTAATAAATCCCCCCTTAAAGCCTTAGTGTGGTCCATCTACCTAACTGCTGACTCGGTCGCAACTCTTGCCCTGGGCATCCTCTCGAACCGGCTAGCAAACATCAAGGAGGCGACCGGGAAGATTGATCCCAATGACCAGCTCATCGCGTTCTGGTCCCCATTCCTCTTGCTCCACCTCGGTGGCCCCGACACAATCACGGCATACTCCTTGGAAGACAACGAGTTGTGGCTCCGTCACTTTGCTCGGCTGGTCGTGCAGACCGGGCTGGCATGCTACATATTTTTCCTGGCCCTGACGGGGTCCCCCCTCTCAGTCCTGGCCTCGGTCATGATCGTCGTGGGGTTCATCAAGTACGGAGAGCGGACCCTATCCCTATACTTGGCTAGCAAGGACCAGCTGCAAGACTCCATGCAAACTCCTCCTGAATCGGGTCCCATATATCCCAGAATAGTGGAACAGCACAGCTTGAGTAGAGAAGAAGGGTACAACGTGTCGGTTGATAGGGTTATCGAGGTTCAGGCACCAGAAGACCTTTCCACTGATGGGGATGTTCATGACGAGAAGGCAAGCGATCTGCTCAAGGCCTCCAGCCTCTTCCAGATCTTCAATCTCCTCTTTGTCGACCTGATCTTGAGCCTCAGTGATCTCGGCAGCAGTAAGTCCATGTTCAAGGACATGGCCTCTGAAAATGCATTCAGGATAATTGAGATTGAGCTCAGTTTCATGTTCGACATTCTGTACACTAAAGGGATAATCCTATACAAACGTTGGGGTATCCTTGGGCGCattataactctttgtttaaCCTGTGGTGTGCTCGTGTTTTTCTTCGTGGCTGAGTGGAAGAACTACACGAGAGTCGATATATGCGTaactttctctcttcttggCATAGCTATTCTGCTGGAGATATACAGCATCTTGCTAATGGTTTCATCCGATTGGGCAAGGGTGTGGGCTCTCAGAAACCGAAATCGATATGAAGCTAAGGTCATTGATTCTCTTCAGTTTTGCCGACAACCCAGGTGGTCGAACACAGTGGCACAATTTAGCCTTCTGCGGCTGTCTCTTAGCCAAAAACCTTGGATACTCCAGAACTCGCCAAAGCTAGCAAAGTTCTATGGGAAGCTGCAAATATACTTCAATATATCCTACAAGCCCTTCCAGAACAACATGAAGGAGTGGATTTGCAGCCATCTGAAGGAGAAAGCGGAACTGCTCAATCCTTCCAACATAAGGGGGGCTGACGTTAGGACGGTGTCTTCAGTTTATGAAGCTGGTGGTATCCTCCGAAAGAAGAACCACCACGAAATGACATGGAGCACCGACAACATCGAGTTCGACCAGAGCATCCTCATCTGGCACATCGCCACCGAGCTCTGCCATTTCTATGACCGGAAAAGGATGCGCGAGAGGCACGGTGAAGCCATGACGAACTACAAGGTGAGCAAGATAGTCTCGAGGTACATGCTTTATCTCCTCGTGATGCACCCTTCTATGGTACCAACAGGGATAGGCCAGCTGCGCTATGCGGATACCTCGCTTGAGGCTAAGAAGTATTTCGAAGACCAAAGGTCTAGGTCGACGAAGCAGGACACGGAGAATAAAGCAGCCTTGGCTAGGTGGCTTGACAAAATATTGAAAAGGAAGCGGGAGAGCGAGAGCGAGAAGAATTGCTCGTGCAGTGATGTGTTGCACAGGTCAGCCAAGTCACGGGCTCTCTGCGAAGCTTGCCACTGGTTGCTCGATGTGAACACCGAGCTCCCTCCACACCACACCAAGGGTGAGAAGAGCAAGTCAGTTCTATTCGATGCTTGTGAGCTCGCATCACAACTGAAGAAAATCGATGGTCCAAGGAAGAGATGGTCATTGATCAGCAAGGTGTGGGCAGAGGCGCTTCTGTTTGCGGCTTGCCACTGTGGAGGGTACCAGCACGCAAAGAGACTGAGCAAAGGAGGAGAGCTTTTGAGCCATGTTTGGCTTCTTATGGCACACTTAGGCATCTCCGAGCAAGTGCGAACCTCTGAAGGCCATGCCATCGCGAAGCTACTCAGGAAGTAA